The following proteins come from a genomic window of Nicotiana tomentosiformis chromosome 12, ASM39032v3, whole genome shotgun sequence:
- the LOC108948700 gene encoding uncharacterized protein translates to MPLTTGIKVVTSAQETQGQRVLHESTVVEENRVLKQQMTEMCQAWANGQGPPFSIHGFPEFTSISTTTIPISLPDQSYPPGFSLFPNCMTTTETSVARSQSVPLTTNQTTTTVIPIFTIPQPTVVQKKTHESQFATQQEQYHSPEYHSYLFDLPAKIENPARKMAQEEMTQRMKSLEQQLKNMQGLAGKKSVAFKDLCMFPDVRLPLGFKIPKFEKYDGHGDPIAHLKRYCNQLRGAGRNEELLMAYFGESLTRVASEWFIDQDTSHWHVWDDMARAFVRQFQYNIDIAPDRNSLSNLKKKSTESFRKYAIKWREQAARVKPPMDDHELITVFLQAQEPDYFQNMMSAVGKSFLEAIKIGKMVENGLKTGKIISQAVLKAATQAVKIESDNFSDTNEKDEETMMTIRSRRGPRRTSRRYEQPHQVSDDSPEHYYPPQNPQYSIAPFQYVVQPPRHPRKRAPAPQNLHQSPQNFQMPYNPQRSQGYRGEQRLKDNFTPIGESYASVFEKLKHYDMIAPIPPNYVDPRARNFDLSKRCEYHSNAQGHNNPLYAHDDAHFVGMTCGDMEYENPLGNLPTKIGEGHGDSDEQICG, encoded by the exons ATGCCATTAACAACTGGCATCAAAGTTGTTACAAGTGCTCAAGAGACTCAGGGTCAGAGGGTTCTACATGAGTCTACTGTGGTTGAGGAAAATAGAGTACTGAAGCAACAAATGACTGAAATGTGTCAAGCATGGGCCAATGGCCAAGGACCGCCTTTTTCTATTCATGGTTTCCCAGAGTTCACATCCATTTCGACTACTACCATTCCGATCTCATTGCCCGATCAATCCTATCCACCTGGGTTCAGTCTTTTTCCTAACTGTATGACTACAACTGAAACTTCTGTTGCGCGCTCCCAAAGTGTGCCATTGACAACCAATCAGACAACCACTACTGTTATACCCATCTTCACCATCCCACAACCGACGGTGGTGCAAAAGAAAACTCACGAGTCACAATTTGCTACCCAACAAGAACAATACCATTCTCCTGAGTACCACTCGTACCTATTCGATCTTCCTGCAAAGATTGAGAATCCTGCCCGTAAGATGGCACAGGAAGAAATGACCCAAAGAATGAAAAGCTTAGAACAGCAGTTGAAAAATATGCAAGGGTTGGCAGGTAAGAAGAGTGTTGCCTTCAAGGATCTATGTATGTTCCCCGATGTTcgtttgccacttggtttcaagatccccaaatttgaaaagtatgatggacacggcgaccccATAGCTcacttgaaaaggtattgcaatcagctaagaggtgcgggaagaaatgaagaattgctaatggcttattttggggaaagcttGACACGGGTGGCCTCTGAATGGTTTATTGATCAAGAcacctctcactggcatgtctgggatgacatggcccggGCCTTCGTCAGACAATTCCAGTACAATATCGACATCGCCCCAGACCGCAATTCCCTttctaacttgaagaagaaatcgaCTGAAAGCTTCAGGAaatatgccattaaatggagagagcaagcagctagagttaagccacccatggatgaccacgagctaatcactgtcttccttcaggctcaagagccagattattttcaaaacatgatgtccgcagTTGGCAAATCCTTCTTGGAAGCAATCAAAATTGGGAaaatggttgagaatggccttaagacaggcaaaattataagtcaagcaGTTCTCAAAGCTGCAACTCAGGCTGTAAAGATTGAATCTGATAATTTTAGTGACACgaatgagaaggatgaagaaaccatGATGACAATAAGGTCGAGAAGAGGTCCTAGGAGAACATCTCGAAGGTATGAGCAGCCTCATCAGGTTTCCGATGATTCCCCTGAGCACTACTATCCACCTCAGAACCCACAATACTCTATTGCTCCATTTCAGTATGTTGTCCAGCCACCAAGACACCCCAGAAAGCGAGCACCAGCACCGCAAAATCTCCACCAGTCTCCACAAAATTTTCAAATGCCCTATAACCCACAACGGAGCCAGGGGTATAGAGGGgaacaaaggttgaaagataattttacaccaataggagagtcctatgcaagtgtgtttgagaaattaaagcatTATGACATGATTGCACCTATTCCTCCAAATTATGTGGACCCACGTGCAAGAAACTTTGACCTttctaaaaggtgtgaataccattccaatgcccaggggcacaat aatcctttatatgcacatgatgatgcacactttgtGGGGATGACGTGTGGTGACATGGAGTATGAGAATCCTCTCGGGAACTTGCCGACTAAAATTGGAGAAGGCCATGGTGATTCTGATGAACAAATTTGTGGCTAA